A region of Carassius auratus strain Wakin chromosome 23, ASM336829v1, whole genome shotgun sequence DNA encodes the following proteins:
- the prkcbp1l gene encoding protein kinase C binding protein 1, like isoform X2, producing MSSAVEEIKTESDAVDGMEVSMPPKAVPDLGPAEQTLAPQKRKAPSPPHSSNGHSPTDTSPSPTKKKKKPGLVNTNKDQCELRHGPFYYVKQPALTTDPIDVVPQDGRNDFYCWVCHREGQVLCCELCPRVYHAKCLKLAAEPEGDWFCPECEKITVAECIETQSKAMTMLNLEQLSYLLKFALQKMKQPGTEPFQKPVSLEQHPDYAEYIFHPMDLSTLEKNIKKKMYGCTEAFLADMKWILHNCIIYNGGNHKLTATAKVIVKICEHEMNEIEVCPECYLSACQKRDNWFCEPCSQPHPLVWAKLKGFPFWPAKALRDKDGQVDARFFGQHDRAWVPLNNCYLMSKEIPFSVKKTKSIFNSAMQEMEVYVENVRKKYGVFNYAPFRTPYTPNNQFQMLQDPNNPKKGTVKPEKQDKVKFSFDMTASPKMHLSKTVMSGGPGRRVSVTDMPRSPMSTNSSVHTGSDLEQDERGPRVSSSHYSGGEDSMDCTASPASVKTSTSPKPLLPTPVKQERTSGTGGILNLNLDRIKAEMDLKELSETVQQQQQQQQGTSVLLTSPKKPTRSLDKTIESCKAQLGINEISDVVCSGVEHSDSDDSDKSDSSDSEYMSEDEQKPKNTNHSNSVHRDSKKRPRPQSAQAQEQDTAPSTAGGTPGGDKKSSDPQTKEKVSGGVEKDSQEKSKPVQQPQKERTQPGQDARPAGSELEGDSDSERELVIDLGEEQGGREKKKAKRETPSAPSSTTKDQTGIKTDGKSSTGLSAPSFTDNTSPSLNPGPKDAVASAIKAPATVPAASTTQATSTSAVQPPSAVPVAPNVVKKQRPLLPKENTQPAQRPATWSSAGGKCQTSSQKVQRQQQQQVETAPQSQAQPQTSANNSSTRYQTRQSIKAVQHKDTSPVNMGSATSTSCLAGDFLPPPASADVAADIAKYTTKMMDVIKGTMTEIYNDLSKSTTGNTIAEIRRLRIEIEKLQWLHQQELSEMKHNLELTMAEMRQSLEQERERLVSEVKKQMEMEKQQAVDETKKKQWCANCKKEAIFYCCWNTSYCDYPCQQAHWPEHMKSCTQSATASQQETEAEASSDTAGKPVGQSPKTQPSPTGERTSPANRGPSPSTDNTKGSSSVAVS from the exons ATGAG TTCGGCTGTGGAGGAAATAAAGACGGAGTCTGATGCTGTTGATGGGATGGAGGTGTCCATGCCACCCAAAG CGGTCCCTGATCTAGGACCAGCAGAGCAGACACTGGCTCCACAGAAGAGGAAAGCACCCAGTCCTCCACATTCCTCAAACGGACACTCTCCTACTGACACGTCACCCAGTccaacaaagaagaagaagaaaccagGATTAGTCAACACCAATAAAGACCAA TGTGAGCTTAGACATGGTCCCTTTTACTATGTCAAGCAGCCCGCACTCACCACAGACCCTATTGATGTTGTACCGCAGGACGGGAGGAATGACTTCTACTGCTGGGTGTGTCACCGCGAGGGTCAGGTGCTCTGCTGTGAGCTCTGCCCGCGCGTCTACCACGCCAAGTGCCTCAAACTGGCCGCAGAGCCTGAGGGCGACTGGTTCTGTCCAGAGTGTGAG AAAATAACGGTGGCTGAATGCATAGAGACTCAGAGTAAAGCGATGACCATGCTGAACCTGGAGCAGCTGTCCTACCTGCTGAAGTTCGCTTTGCAGAAAATGAAACAACCAGGG ACCGAACCGTTTCAGAAGCCGGTGTCACTTGAACAGCACCCGGATTATGCCGAGTATATATTTCACCCCATGGACCTGTCCACTCTAGAGAAG AATATCAAGAAGAAAATGTACGGCTGCACAGAAGCATTTTTGGCTGACATGAAGTGGATTCTACACAACTGTATCATATATAACGGAG GAAACCATAAGCTAACGGCAACTGCTAAAGTTATCGTCAAGATCTGTGAACATGAG ATGAATGAAATTGAGGTTTGTCCAGAGTGCTACCTGTCTGCCTGTCAGAAGAGGGACAACTGGTTCTGTGAACCTTGT TCTCAGCCTCATCCTTTAGTGTGGGCCAAACTGAAAGGTTTTCCCTTCTGGCCCGCTAAAGCCCTGAGGGACAAGGACGGTCAGGTGGACGCACGCTTCTTTGGTCAGCATGACAG AGCCTGGGTGCCCTTAAACAACTGTTACCTCATGTCTAAGGAGATCCCCTTCTCTGTGAAGAAGACCAAAAGCATCTTCAACAGCGCCATGCAGGAAATGGAGGTGTACGTGGAAAACGTGCGCAAGAAATACGGCGTGTTCAACTACGCCCCGTTCAGGACACCTTACACGCCCAACAACCAGTTCCAGATGCTGCAGGACCCTAATAACCCTAAAAAAGGCACAGTGAAGCCTGAGAAACAGGACAAGGTCAAGTTCAGCTTCGACATGACTGCATCCCCCAAGATGCACTTGAGTAAGACCGTGATGTCAGGAGGACCGGGGCGGCGGGTGTCTGTGACAGACATGCCCAGGTCACCAATGAGCACCAACTCCTCAGTCCACACGGGGTCTGACCTCGAGCAGGACGAGCGAGGGCCGAGGGTGTCATCCAGTCACTATAGCGGCGGTGAAGACTCCATGGATTGCACAG CGTCTCCTGCATCTGTGAAGACAAGCACCAGCCCCAAGCCTCTTCTGCCCACGCCGGTTAAACAGGAAAGGACTTCAGGCACCGGAGGCATACTTAACCTCAATCTAG ATCGCATTAAAGCTGAAATGGACCTGAAGGAGTTGAGTGAGACTGtccaacaacaacagcagcagcagcaagggacGTCGGTTCTCCTCACCTCTCCCAAAAAACCTACTAGGAGTTTGGATAAAACTATAGAGAGCTGCAAGGCTCAGCTGG GAATCAATGAGATCTCAGATGTTGTGTGTAGTGGTGTTGAGCACAGTGACTCGGACGACTCGGACAAATCTGACTCCAGCGACAGTGAATACATGTCTGAGGATGAACAGAAGCCTAAGAACACTAACCACAGCAACAGTGTCCACAGAGACTCCAAAAAGAGACCCAGACCTCAATCCGCTCAAGCACAAGAACAAGACACTGCCCCGTCAACCGCTGGAGGAACACCAGGTGGAGACAAGAAATCCTCCGATCCCCAGACCAAAGAGAAGGTAAGCGGCGGGGTGGAGAAAGACTCCCAGGAGAAGAGCAAACCCGTGCAGCAGCCCCAGAAGGAGAGGACACAGCCTGGGCAGGACGCTCGGCCGGCTGGGTCAGAGCTGGAGGGGGACTCTGACTCCGAGCGGGAGCTGGTGATAGACCTCGGGGAAGAACAGGGCGGGAGGGAGAAGAAAAAAGCCAAGCGAGAGACCCCATCAGCCCCCAGCTCCACAACTAAAGATCAGACCGGCATTAAAACAGATG GTAAAAGTTCTACCGGTCTGTCAGCTCCTTCATTTACAGATAACACTTCACCTTCCTTAAATCCCGGGCCAAAAGATGCAGTGGCATCCGCCATCAAGGCTCCTGCCACCGTCCCAGCTGCATCTACCACTCAGGCCACCTCCACCTCTGCTGTTCAACCCCCGTCTGCTGTCCCTGTCGCTCCAAATGTTGTGAAGAAACAGCGCCCTCTGCTGCCCAAGGAGAACACACAGCCGGCCCAGCGGCCTGCGACGTGGAGCTCCGCTGGCGGTAAATGCCAGACGTCGTCTCAGAAGGTGCAGagacagcaacaacaacaagttGAGACGGCTCCTCAGAGCCAAGCGCAGCCCCAGACCTCAGCCAACAACTCCAGCACTCGCTACCAGACCAGACAGTCCATCAAGG CTGTTCAACACAAAGACACCTCACCTGTTAACATGGGCTCTGCTACGTCCACTTCCTGTCTGGCTGGAGACTTCCTCCCCCCTCCGGCCTCTGCTGATGTCGCCGCTGACATCGCCAAGTACACCACGAAG ATGATGGACGTGATCAAGGGAACGATGACAGAGATATACAATGATCTCTCTAAGAGCACGACGGGGAACACCATTGCAGAG ATCCGGCGGTTGCGGATTGAGATTGAGAAGCTCCAGTGGTTGCATCAGCAGGAGCTGTCAGAGATGAAACATAACCTCG agctgaCCATGGCTGAGATGAGGCAGAGTCTGGAGCAGGAGAGAGAGCGGCTGGTGTCAGAGGTGAAGAAACAGATGGAGATGGAGAAACAGCAGGCGGTGGACGAGACCAAGAAGAAGCAGTGGTGTGCCAACTGCAAGAAAGAGGCCATCTTCTACTGCTGCTGGAACACAAGTTACTGTGACTACCCCTGCCAGCAGGCACACTGGCCCGAGCACATGAAATCCTGCACCCAGTCAG CCACAGCGTCCCAGCAGGAAACTGAAGCAGAAGCCAGTTCAGACACAGCCGGAAAACCTGTAGGACAGTCCCCTAAAACCCAACCTTCACCAACCGGAGAAAGAACATCACCCGCAAACCGAGGACCCTCCCCTTCCACGGACAACACTAAAGGCAGCTCCTCCGTGGCTGTCTCATAA
- the prkcbp1l gene encoding protein kinase C binding protein 1, like isoform X3, with translation MEVSMPPKAVPDLGPAEQTLAPQKRKAPSPPHSSNGHSPTDTSPSPTKKKKKPGLVNTNKDQCELRHGPFYYVKQPALTTDPIDVVPQDGRNDFYCWVCHREGQVLCCELCPRVYHAKCLKLAAEPEGDWFCPECEKITVAECIETQSKAMTMLNLEQLSYLLKFALQKMKQPGTEPFQKPVSLEQHPDYAEYIFHPMDLSTLEKNIKKKMYGCTEAFLADMKWILHNCIIYNGGNHKLTATAKVIVKICEHEMNEIEVCPECYLSACQKRDNWFCEPCSQPHPLVWAKLKGFPFWPAKALRDKDGQVDARFFGQHDRAWVPLNNCYLMSKEIPFSVKKTKSIFNSAMQEMEVYVENVRKKYGVFNYAPFRTPYTPNNQFQMLQDPNNPKKGTVKPEKQDKVKFSFDMTASPKMHLSKTVMSGGPGRRVSVTDMPRSPMSTNSSVHTGSDLEQDERGPRVSSSHYSGGEDSMDCTASPASVKTSTSPKPLLPTPVKQERTSGTGGILNLNLDRIKAEMDLKELSETVQQQQQQQQGTSVLLTSPKKPTRSLDKTIESCKAQLGINEISDVVCSGVEHSDSDDSDKSDSSDSEYMSEDEQKPKNTNHSNSVHRDSKKRPRPQSAQAQEQDTAPSTAGGTPGGDKKSSDPQTKEKVSGGVEKDSQEKSKPVQQPQKERTQPGQDARPAGSELEGDSDSERELVIDLGEEQGGREKKKAKRETPSAPSSTTKDQTGIKTDGKSSTGLSAPSFTDNTSPSLNPGPKDAVASAIKAPATVPAASTTQATSTSAVQPPSAVPVAPNVVKKQRPLLPKENTQPAQRPATWSSAGGKCQTSSQKVQRQQQQQVETAPQSQAQPQTSANNSSTRYQTRQSIKAVQHKDTSPVNMGSATSTSCLAGDFLPPPASADVAADIAKYTTKMMDVIKGTMTEIYNDLSKSTTGNTIAEIRRLRIEIEKLQWLHQQELSEMKHNLELTMAEMRQSLEQERERLVSEVKKQMEMEKQQAVDETKKKQWCANCKKEAIFYCCWNTSYCDYPCQQAHWPEHMKSCTQSATASQQETEAEASSDTAGKPVGQSPKTQPSPTGERTSPANRGPSPSTDNTKGSSSVAVS, from the exons ATGGAGGTGTCCATGCCACCCAAAG CGGTCCCTGATCTAGGACCAGCAGAGCAGACACTGGCTCCACAGAAGAGGAAAGCACCCAGTCCTCCACATTCCTCAAACGGACACTCTCCTACTGACACGTCACCCAGTccaacaaagaagaagaagaaaccagGATTAGTCAACACCAATAAAGACCAA TGTGAGCTTAGACATGGTCCCTTTTACTATGTCAAGCAGCCCGCACTCACCACAGACCCTATTGATGTTGTACCGCAGGACGGGAGGAATGACTTCTACTGCTGGGTGTGTCACCGCGAGGGTCAGGTGCTCTGCTGTGAGCTCTGCCCGCGCGTCTACCACGCCAAGTGCCTCAAACTGGCCGCAGAGCCTGAGGGCGACTGGTTCTGTCCAGAGTGTGAG AAAATAACGGTGGCTGAATGCATAGAGACTCAGAGTAAAGCGATGACCATGCTGAACCTGGAGCAGCTGTCCTACCTGCTGAAGTTCGCTTTGCAGAAAATGAAACAACCAGGG ACCGAACCGTTTCAGAAGCCGGTGTCACTTGAACAGCACCCGGATTATGCCGAGTATATATTTCACCCCATGGACCTGTCCACTCTAGAGAAG AATATCAAGAAGAAAATGTACGGCTGCACAGAAGCATTTTTGGCTGACATGAAGTGGATTCTACACAACTGTATCATATATAACGGAG GAAACCATAAGCTAACGGCAACTGCTAAAGTTATCGTCAAGATCTGTGAACATGAG ATGAATGAAATTGAGGTTTGTCCAGAGTGCTACCTGTCTGCCTGTCAGAAGAGGGACAACTGGTTCTGTGAACCTTGT TCTCAGCCTCATCCTTTAGTGTGGGCCAAACTGAAAGGTTTTCCCTTCTGGCCCGCTAAAGCCCTGAGGGACAAGGACGGTCAGGTGGACGCACGCTTCTTTGGTCAGCATGACAG AGCCTGGGTGCCCTTAAACAACTGTTACCTCATGTCTAAGGAGATCCCCTTCTCTGTGAAGAAGACCAAAAGCATCTTCAACAGCGCCATGCAGGAAATGGAGGTGTACGTGGAAAACGTGCGCAAGAAATACGGCGTGTTCAACTACGCCCCGTTCAGGACACCTTACACGCCCAACAACCAGTTCCAGATGCTGCAGGACCCTAATAACCCTAAAAAAGGCACAGTGAAGCCTGAGAAACAGGACAAGGTCAAGTTCAGCTTCGACATGACTGCATCCCCCAAGATGCACTTGAGTAAGACCGTGATGTCAGGAGGACCGGGGCGGCGGGTGTCTGTGACAGACATGCCCAGGTCACCAATGAGCACCAACTCCTCAGTCCACACGGGGTCTGACCTCGAGCAGGACGAGCGAGGGCCGAGGGTGTCATCCAGTCACTATAGCGGCGGTGAAGACTCCATGGATTGCACAG CGTCTCCTGCATCTGTGAAGACAAGCACCAGCCCCAAGCCTCTTCTGCCCACGCCGGTTAAACAGGAAAGGACTTCAGGCACCGGAGGCATACTTAACCTCAATCTAG ATCGCATTAAAGCTGAAATGGACCTGAAGGAGTTGAGTGAGACTGtccaacaacaacagcagcagcagcaagggacGTCGGTTCTCCTCACCTCTCCCAAAAAACCTACTAGGAGTTTGGATAAAACTATAGAGAGCTGCAAGGCTCAGCTGG GAATCAATGAGATCTCAGATGTTGTGTGTAGTGGTGTTGAGCACAGTGACTCGGACGACTCGGACAAATCTGACTCCAGCGACAGTGAATACATGTCTGAGGATGAACAGAAGCCTAAGAACACTAACCACAGCAACAGTGTCCACAGAGACTCCAAAAAGAGACCCAGACCTCAATCCGCTCAAGCACAAGAACAAGACACTGCCCCGTCAACCGCTGGAGGAACACCAGGTGGAGACAAGAAATCCTCCGATCCCCAGACCAAAGAGAAGGTAAGCGGCGGGGTGGAGAAAGACTCCCAGGAGAAGAGCAAACCCGTGCAGCAGCCCCAGAAGGAGAGGACACAGCCTGGGCAGGACGCTCGGCCGGCTGGGTCAGAGCTGGAGGGGGACTCTGACTCCGAGCGGGAGCTGGTGATAGACCTCGGGGAAGAACAGGGCGGGAGGGAGAAGAAAAAAGCCAAGCGAGAGACCCCATCAGCCCCCAGCTCCACAACTAAAGATCAGACCGGCATTAAAACAGATG GTAAAAGTTCTACCGGTCTGTCAGCTCCTTCATTTACAGATAACACTTCACCTTCCTTAAATCCCGGGCCAAAAGATGCAGTGGCATCCGCCATCAAGGCTCCTGCCACCGTCCCAGCTGCATCTACCACTCAGGCCACCTCCACCTCTGCTGTTCAACCCCCGTCTGCTGTCCCTGTCGCTCCAAATGTTGTGAAGAAACAGCGCCCTCTGCTGCCCAAGGAGAACACACAGCCGGCCCAGCGGCCTGCGACGTGGAGCTCCGCTGGCGGTAAATGCCAGACGTCGTCTCAGAAGGTGCAGagacagcaacaacaacaagttGAGACGGCTCCTCAGAGCCAAGCGCAGCCCCAGACCTCAGCCAACAACTCCAGCACTCGCTACCAGACCAGACAGTCCATCAAGG CTGTTCAACACAAAGACACCTCACCTGTTAACATGGGCTCTGCTACGTCCACTTCCTGTCTGGCTGGAGACTTCCTCCCCCCTCCGGCCTCTGCTGATGTCGCCGCTGACATCGCCAAGTACACCACGAAG ATGATGGACGTGATCAAGGGAACGATGACAGAGATATACAATGATCTCTCTAAGAGCACGACGGGGAACACCATTGCAGAG ATCCGGCGGTTGCGGATTGAGATTGAGAAGCTCCAGTGGTTGCATCAGCAGGAGCTGTCAGAGATGAAACATAACCTCG agctgaCCATGGCTGAGATGAGGCAGAGTCTGGAGCAGGAGAGAGAGCGGCTGGTGTCAGAGGTGAAGAAACAGATGGAGATGGAGAAACAGCAGGCGGTGGACGAGACCAAGAAGAAGCAGTGGTGTGCCAACTGCAAGAAAGAGGCCATCTTCTACTGCTGCTGGAACACAAGTTACTGTGACTACCCCTGCCAGCAGGCACACTGGCCCGAGCACATGAAATCCTGCACCCAGTCAG CCACAGCGTCCCAGCAGGAAACTGAAGCAGAAGCCAGTTCAGACACAGCCGGAAAACCTGTAGGACAGTCCCCTAAAACCCAACCTTCACCAACCGGAGAAAGAACATCACCCGCAAACCGAGGACCCTCCCCTTCCACGGACAACACTAAAGGCAGCTCCTCCGTGGCTGTCTCATAA